A region of Catenibacterium mitsuokai DNA encodes the following proteins:
- a CDS encoding MATE family efflux transporter, whose translation MAENKDFLATEPVGKLLRQLALPTVIAQLINMLYNIVDRMFIGHIPHTGALALTGVGVCMPLIMIVTAFASLVGNGGAPRASIYMGQGNHDHAEKILGNCFITQIIVSIVLTLILFFGNRTFLLAFGASGNTISYAVDYMNIYAIGTLFVQLTLGMNMFITAQGFAKNGMISVVIGALCNVILDPILIFGFNLGVKGAALATIISQGCSCLYVLRFLFGKKTKLKIKKKNLSLDNSVILPCLALGLSTFVMQSSESVIQVCFNSSLLKYGGDIAVGAMTILTSVMQFAMLPLQGLGQGAQPIISYNYGAKNKERVQKTFKLLLKVSLIFSMAIWILIQIFPQMFVGLFTNAQELLLFTTKALRIYMAVVGLFGIQIACQMTFVALGNAKASVIVAVTRKFILLIPFIYIMPALLVDKTMAVYLAEPVADLFAITFTVLLFRKQFKKALEHMN comes from the coding sequence ATGGCAGAAAATAAAGACTTTCTTGCGACTGAACCAGTAGGTAAACTATTAAGGCAACTTGCTTTACCTACAGTCATAGCACAGTTAATCAACATGCTTTACAATATTGTAGACCGTATGTTTATTGGCCATATTCCCCATACTGGTGCACTTGCTTTAACAGGAGTTGGTGTCTGTATGCCTCTTATTATGATTGTGACAGCCTTTGCCTCTCTAGTAGGCAATGGTGGGGCACCACGTGCTTCTATTTATATGGGACAGGGAAATCATGATCATGCAGAAAAGATTTTAGGAAACTGTTTTATTACACAGATTATTGTCTCTATTGTATTAACACTTATTCTATTCTTTGGAAATCGTACCTTCCTACTTGCTTTTGGTGCAAGTGGTAATACAATCTCTTATGCAGTAGATTATATGAATATATATGCGATAGGAACGCTTTTTGTCCAATTAACACTGGGGATGAATATGTTTATTACGGCCCAGGGGTTTGCGAAGAATGGGATGATTTCTGTTGTAATTGGGGCATTATGTAATGTCATCCTCGATCCTATTTTGATCTTTGGATTCAATCTAGGTGTCAAAGGTGCGGCTCTTGCGACAATCATCTCACAGGGATGTTCATGTCTTTATGTTCTTCGCTTCCTGTTTGGCAAAAAAACAAAACTTAAAATAAAAAAGAAAAACTTATCTTTAGATAACTCAGTCATCTTACCCTGCCTTGCTTTAGGTCTTTCTACCTTTGTGATGCAATCAAGTGAGAGTGTCATCCAGGTCTGTTTTAATTCTTCTTTATTAAAATATGGAGGAGATATAGCAGTAGGCGCAATGACTATATTGACTAGTGTTATGCAGTTTGCGATGCTTCCTTTACAGGGATTAGGACAGGGGGCACAGCCTATTATCAGTTACAACTATGGGGCTAAGAATAAAGAACGTGTTCAAAAGACATTTAAATTATTACTTAAGGTTTCCCTTATCTTTTCAATGGCAATCTGGATTTTGATTCAGATCTTCCCACAGATGTTTGTAGGACTCTTTACAAATGCACAAGAACTCTTACTCTTTACTACTAAAGCACTTAGAATCTATATGGCAGTTGTAGGATTATTTGGAATTCAGATTGCCTGTCAGATGACATTTGTGGCTTTAGGTAATGCGAAAGCTTCTGTAATAGTGGCAGTAACTAGAAAATTCATTCTCTTAATTCCATTTATTTATATTATGCCTGCATTACTTGTGGATAAGACAATGGCTGTCTACTTAGCTGAACCAGTGGCAGATCTTTTTGCGATTACATTTACAGTATTGTTGTTTAGAAAACAATTCAAGAAAGCACTTGAACATATGAACTGA
- a CDS encoding GTP pyrophosphokinase, translated as MRNLEDIKRSGFKIIEQKREEFMRQSILSDEFLDLLDKNKKPFDLLMSYYRCAVMEIETKFRVLDQEYSLEYDGNPIESIKSRIKSYDSIARKVRRKNIPMTMESLEENIRDIAGVRVVCSFPEDIYELADSFLRQDDITLIEMKDYIKNPKPSGYRSLHLIVQVPIFLQKTKKYVYVEVQLRTIAMDFWASLEHKLRYKKNIPEDEAKLIAQELYDCSVESAKLDERMQKIRSMMNKGESE; from the coding sequence ATGAGAAATCTAGAAGATATAAAAAGAAGTGGATTTAAAATCATTGAACAAAAAAGAGAAGAATTCATGAGACAGAGTATTCTTTCTGATGAATTCTTAGATTTATTAGATAAGAATAAGAAACCATTTGATTTATTAATGTCTTATTATCGTTGTGCGGTAATGGAGATAGAAACAAAATTCAGAGTATTAGATCAGGAATATTCTTTAGAATATGATGGTAATCCTATTGAAAGCATCAAGTCGCGTATTAAATCATATGATAGTATTGCGAGAAAAGTAAGACGCAAGAATATTCCGATGACTATGGAATCATTAGAAGAAAATATAAGAGATATTGCAGGAGTCAGAGTTGTTTGTTCATTTCCTGAAGATATTTATGAACTTGCAGATAGCTTCTTAAGACAGGATGATATTACTTTGATTGAGATGAAGGATTATATTAAAAATCCTAAACCTAGTGGTTATCGTAGTTTACACTTAATTGTACAGGTACCAATCTTCTTACAGAAGACAAAGAAGTATGTTTATGTAGAAGTACAGCTTCGTACTATTGCGATGGATTTCTGGGCAAGTTTGGAACATAAATTACGCTATAAGAAGAATATTCCTGAAGATGAAGCAAAACTTATTGCTCAGGAACTTTATGACTGTTCAGTAGAAAGTGCTAAATTAGATGAACGTATGCAGAAGATACGTTCAATGATGAATAAGGGAGAGTCTGAATAG
- a CDS encoding DEAD/DEAH box helicase, giving the protein MKLERKFSFADARDVLSRFNQIEKNRNKYEKRSKKYQKNIVQASQEYLKNESIEVLEGIPVEELNRGKKGIRVKLLRTHGYNSYADVYYASVYSLSKIKGISEEKAHLVKNIVSGTLEATKDEIKLKLSVDHKTSETTEIILNTLKLKNNNNQCIEFDKIYEENIQKREEALDNLKAAKGFFRWLFTSSDGKNAAIESYDYLQNVLSNGFEENIDKIENDYQYLHDSISDTYAWNEFTKNPISFNTLLEEIIPELIGGSNDVYGLPEDIVEEIQTEDYSLGGLHCNLRRYQRFGVNYILHQRKVLLGDEMGLGKTIQAIATMVALRNQGETHFIVVCPASVLINWCREIEKFCDIQAIKVHGSTRTSGMKDWINSGGIAVTTYETTSVFELPKSLKCGLVVVDEAHYIKNPDAKRTINTKRLCEHADRLLFMTGTALENNIDEMIRLITILQPDIAKKINNMKMMPFAPLFRETIAPVYYRRKREDVLSELPELLENEEWCEMGYEEQCKYYDSLSKGGHNHHEIRQVSWRVDDLHDSSKACRMLEIIQEAKEEGRKVIVFSFYLDTIRKISKLLGNQCTEIINGSVSPKHRQEIIDEFESAPAGSVLLSQIMAGGTGLNIQSASVVIICEPQIKPSIESQAISRAYRMGQSRNVLVYRLLCNDTIDERITDILTRKTNVFNAFADQSAAVNNIEIDSTSLTNMIDEERKRIMNLS; this is encoded by the coding sequence ATGAAGCTAGAAAGAAAGTTTTCTTTTGCGGATGCAAGAGATGTGTTATCTCGTTTTAATCAAATTGAGAAGAATAGAAATAAGTATGAAAAGAGAAGCAAGAAATACCAGAAAAATATTGTGCAAGCATCACAGGAATATTTAAAAAATGAATCAATAGAGGTGCTGGAAGGTATTCCTGTCGAAGAATTAAACCGTGGTAAGAAAGGGATACGTGTTAAATTGTTAAGAACGCATGGTTATAATAGTTATGCGGATGTCTATTACGCTTCTGTCTATTCTCTTTCTAAAATTAAAGGGATTAGTGAAGAAAAAGCACATCTTGTTAAAAATATAGTATCAGGAACGTTAGAAGCGACTAAAGATGAAATTAAACTAAAGCTAAGTGTTGATCATAAAACATCTGAGACAACAGAAATTATCTTAAATACTTTGAAACTAAAAAACAATAATAACCAATGTATAGAATTTGATAAAATATATGAAGAAAACATACAAAAAAGAGAAGAAGCATTAGATAACCTGAAAGCCGCGAAAGGATTCTTTAGATGGCTATTTACATCATCAGATGGAAAAAATGCAGCTATAGAAAGTTATGATTATTTACAAAATGTATTATCAAATGGTTTTGAAGAGAACATTGATAAAATAGAAAATGATTATCAATATTTACATGATAGTATATCAGATACTTATGCCTGGAATGAGTTCACAAAGAATCCTATTAGTTTCAATACACTTCTAGAAGAGATTATTCCAGAACTTATAGGTGGGTCAAATGATGTATATGGTTTACCGGAAGATATTGTGGAAGAAATCCAGACTGAAGATTATTCTCTAGGTGGGCTTCATTGTAACTTGCGTCGTTATCAGAGGTTTGGTGTGAACTATATTCTTCATCAAAGAAAAGTACTTCTAGGTGATGAAATGGGTCTAGGTAAAACTATTCAGGCTATCGCGACAATGGTGGCTTTAAGAAATCAAGGAGAAACACATTTTATTGTAGTATGTCCTGCAAGTGTTCTAATCAACTGGTGTCGAGAAATTGAGAAATTCTGTGATATTCAAGCTATAAAGGTTCATGGAAGCACTAGAACTTCGGGAATGAAAGATTGGATTAATAGTGGTGGTATTGCAGTGACAACCTATGAAACGACATCAGTATTTGAATTACCTAAGTCATTAAAATGTGGACTAGTGGTTGTAGATGAAGCGCACTATATTAAAAATCCAGATGCAAAACGCACAATTAATACAAAGCGTTTATGTGAACATGCAGATAGACTTCTATTTATGACAGGGACAGCTTTAGAAAATAATATTGATGAAATGATTCGTTTAATTACTATTCTTCAACCTGATATCGCAAAGAAAATCAATAATATGAAGATGATGCCATTTGCACCACTATTTAGAGAAACAATCGCACCTGTTTATTATCGTAGAAAGCGTGAAGATGTACTTTCTGAATTACCAGAACTACTAGAAAATGAAGAATGGTGTGAAATGGGATATGAAGAACAGTGTAAATATTATGATTCTTTAAGTAAAGGAGGTCATAATCATCATGAGATACGTCAGGTATCTTGGAGAGTAGATGATCTTCACGACTCAAGTAAAGCATGTAGAATGTTGGAAATTATTCAAGAAGCGAAAGAAGAAGGAAGAAAAGTCATTGTATTCTCATTCTATCTAGATACGATAAGAAAGATTTCAAAACTATTAGGCAATCAATGTACAGAAATTATTAATGGTTCTGTTTCTCCTAAACATCGTCAGGAAATCATTGATGAGTTTGAATCGGCTCCTGCAGGTAGTGTACTACTGTCACAAATTATGGCAGGTGGCACAGGGCTAAATATTCAGTCTGCCAGTGTAGTCATCATCTGTGAACCTCAAATTAAGCCTTCTATTGAAAGTCAGGCTATTTCAAGAGCTTATCGTATGGGACAATCAAGAAATGTATTGGTTTATCGCTTGTTATGTAATGATACGATTGATGAAAGAATTACCGATATACTTACACGAAAGACAAATGTCTTTAATGCGTTTGCTGATCAATCAGCTGCTGTCAATAATATTGAAATAGATTCAACTTCTTTAACAAATATGATTGATGAAGAAAGAAAACGTATAATGAACTTATCCTAA
- a CDS encoding fructose-bisphosphatase class III gives MINGHIPVLTSKGEHPVHASGKMLVRH, from the coding sequence ATTATTAATGGACATATACCTGTTCTTACATCTAAAGGAGAACATCCAGTACATGCAAGTGGTAAAATGTTAGTTAGACATTAA
- a CDS encoding transglutaminase-like domain-containing protein, giving the protein MYQDLSFMNVPLPEDILKLKIYGDYAGAQKMIHYFLEEKDIPQALRKRLEIEQEVIGVMGGNEYPFTYDEALEIMKSHLRDFKKEELDHLKEIGAADWIYVDGEVHFQRRFYENLIKTRPDFAKRVIVENPENNKENNLNQKLLNENIHYMKEHGGRTVHTRIRSTIKVKKEFEEVGRKVRVHLPIPKVYEQVSHVEIHASNPEITYIAPFDAPQRTVYFETELKENQEFMVDYSFDYHVNYVELDPDKVSKEQPDFCLEEQAPHIVFTPYLRELRDELAGDETNPIILARRFYDFVTTKVMYSFMREYFTIECIPEYCAINLKGDCGVQTLLFITLCRMSGIPARWQSGLYATKYYTGCHDWAQFYVAPYGWVFADPSFGGSAWREGDKERWNYYFGNLDIFRMPANSEIQKEFMPEKKWLRIDPIDNQRGEFEYEDHDLRFSQVDVSQELISMEDIEK; this is encoded by the coding sequence ATGTATCAGGATTTATCTTTTATGAATGTTCCGCTTCCAGAGGACATTCTGAAATTAAAAATTTATGGTGATTATGCTGGAGCCCAGAAAATGATTCATTATTTTCTAGAAGAAAAGGATATTCCACAGGCACTTAGAAAACGTCTGGAAATCGAACAGGAAGTCATTGGTGTTATGGGTGGAAATGAATATCCATTTACTTATGATGAAGCATTGGAAATCATGAAGAGCCATTTGCGTGATTTCAAAAAAGAAGAGTTAGATCATTTAAAAGAAATCGGTGCAGCCGATTGGATTTATGTGGACGGCGAGGTACATTTTCAGCGTCGATTCTATGAAAATCTAATTAAGACACGTCCAGACTTTGCCAAGCGTGTTATTGTAGAAAATCCAGAGAATAACAAAGAAAACAACCTGAATCAGAAGCTACTGAACGAAAATATACATTACATGAAGGAACATGGTGGAAGAACTGTACATACTCGTATACGTTCAACAATAAAAGTTAAGAAAGAATTCGAAGAGGTAGGACGAAAGGTTCGTGTACATCTTCCAATTCCAAAGGTATATGAGCAGGTTTCTCATGTAGAGATTCATGCATCTAATCCAGAGATTACATATATAGCACCTTTTGATGCACCACAGAGAACAGTGTATTTTGAGACTGAACTGAAAGAGAATCAGGAGTTTATGGTTGATTATTCATTTGACTACCATGTCAATTATGTCGAGTTAGATCCTGACAAGGTGTCTAAAGAGCAGCCAGATTTCTGTTTGGAAGAGCAGGCACCACATATCGTATTCACTCCTTACTTAAGAGAACTAAGAGATGAGCTTGCAGGAGATGAGACGAATCCAATTATTTTGGCACGTCGATTCTATGATTTTGTGACAACAAAAGTTATGTATTCTTTTATGAGAGAGTATTTTACAATTGAGTGTATTCCAGAATACTGTGCAATCAACCTAAAAGGTGACTGTGGTGTACAGACGCTGTTATTCATCACACTTTGCCGCATGTCTGGAATTCCAGCACGTTGGCAGTCAGGTCTATATGCAACGAAGTATTATACAGGATGCCATGATTGGGCACAATTCTATGTAGCACCTTATGGATGGGTATTTGCAGACCCTTCCTTTGGTGGAAGTGCATGGCGTGAAGGAGACAAAGAGCGTTGGAACTATTACTTTGGTAATCTGGACATTTTCCGTATGCCAGCCAACTCTGAAATCCAAAAAGAATTCATGCCAGAGAAAAAATGGCTCCGCATCGATCCGATTGATAATCAGAGAGGAGAATTTGAGTACGAGGATCATGATCTTCGCTTCTCTCAGGTGGATGTATCACAGGAACTGATTTCTATGGAAGATATTGAAAAATAA
- a CDS encoding helix-turn-helix domain-containing protein, translating into MKAYEGDSIAIQAVLDRYAGYIVYMETNNIDSHRNSYQVNFCSQKDMKINSFWNVILKLLNILLFLEYN; encoded by the coding sequence ATAAAGGCATATGAGGGAGACTCCATAGCAATACAGGCTGTCCTTGACCGCTATGCCGGATATATTGTCTATATGGAGACGAATAATATTGATTCACACAGAAACAGCTATCAAGTCAACTTTTGTTCCCAAAAAGATATGAAAATCAATAGTTTTTGGAATGTAATCCTAAAACTATTGAATATTTTGTTGTTTTTGGAATATAATTAG
- a CDS encoding ATP-binding protein gives MIIERKEYLEKLIAWKDKQLIKIVTGVRRCGKSMLLEIYRNYLKEHGVEEEQIISINFEDLDYEELTDYRKLYKYLKERLLNGKMTYIFLDEIQNVKDFPKVLDSLYIKKNIDIYVTGSNAYMLSSEIATMISGRYIQIEMLPLSFKEYMESTGSMNDRGIKYAEYLQNSSFPFTLELKNQPDEIRDYLEGIYNTIVVKDIINRKKITDPMMLKSVLRFVFDNIGNPLSSKKIADTMTSEGRKIDTKTVEKYLEAFSESYIIYQAKRYNIKGKQYLKTLEKYYIVDIGMRYMLLGSRQADAGHVLENIVYLELLRRGYDVYVGKIDSYEVDFVAQNKKGTVYFQVALTVRDENTLLRELRPLQAIRDHYPKIILTMDEEPEEQYEGIRRINARDWLLGIVD, from the coding sequence ATGATTATAGAAAGAAAAGAATATTTAGAAAAACTGATTGCATGGAAAGATAAGCAGTTGATTAAAATTGTTACAGGTGTACGACGTTGTGGAAAATCTATGCTTCTGGAAATTTATCGCAATTATTTAAAAGAACATGGGGTTGAGGAAGAACAGATTATTTCTATTAATTTTGAAGATCTTGATTATGAAGAACTGACAGATTACAGAAAATTATATAAATATTTAAAGGAACGTTTGCTTAATGGGAAAATGACATATATTTTTCTTGATGAAATTCAGAATGTAAAAGATTTTCCGAAAGTGCTGGACAGTCTTTATATTAAAAAAAACATAGATATTTATGTGACTGGTTCTAATGCATATATGTTGTCTAGTGAGATTGCGACTATGATTTCAGGAAGATATATTCAGATTGAAATGTTGCCGTTGTCTTTTAAGGAATATATGGAAAGTACTGGTAGCATGAATGACAGAGGAATTAAATATGCTGAGTATTTGCAGAATAGTTCATTTCCGTTTACATTGGAATTAAAAAATCAGCCAGATGAGATTAGAGATTATCTGGAAGGAATCTATAATACGATTGTTGTGAAGGATATTATAAACAGGAAAAAAATCACAGATCCTATGATGCTTAAGAGTGTCTTAAGATTTGTGTTTGATAATATAGGAAATCCATTGTCCTCAAAAAAAATTGCAGATACGATGACCTCAGAGGGGCGAAAAATTGATACCAAAACGGTGGAAAAATATCTGGAGGCTTTTAGCGAGAGCTATATTATATATCAGGCAAAACGTTATAATATAAAGGGAAAACAATATTTAAAGACTCTTGAAAAATATTATATAGTTGATATTGGAATGAGGTATATGCTTTTAGGTTCAAGGCAGGCAGATGCAGGACATGTTCTGGAAAATATAGTCTATTTGGAATTGTTGCGTCGAGGATATGATGTGTATGTTGGAAAAATCGATTCATATGAAGTCGATTTTGTAGCACAGAATAAAAAGGGAACAGTATATTTCCAGGTAGCACTGACTGTACGAGATGAAAATACACTTTTGAGAGAATTAAGACCATTACAAGCAATACGAGATCATTATCCGAAGATTATCTTAACAATGGATGAAGAACCAGAAGAACAATATGAAGGAATTCGACGTATAAATGCAAGAGACTGGTTATTGGGGATTGTAGACTGA
- the clpB gene encoding ATP-dependent chaperone ClpB has protein sequence MNSEKWTEAMQEAFGRAAQSALSLNQQIVDVEHLMYALLEDSSGIFYRVLTKLNISIPEVQDLLNAEINKKPSVGQVTQDQLRLSYDLNSWIANAERIKTEYKDDYMSVEHLILALFNSQGTFIRNFVSRYHLDKKVVEKIIKEMRGGHKVDTPNPENNYEVLEKYGRDLVKDVKDGKIDPVIGRDEEIRRVIQILSRKTKNNPILIGEPGVGKTAIVEGLAWRIVKNDVPETLKDKTLFELDLGSLVAGAKYRGEFEERLKAVLNEIKKSEGQIIMFIDEIHQLVGAGKTDGAMDAANLLKPMLARGELHCIGATTLDEYRQYIEKDAALERRFQKVLVQEPDIDDTIAILRGLKEPFESHHGVQIQDSAIIAAAHMSDRYITDRFLPDKAIDLIDEACASVRMEIDSMPEELDTITRDKNRLEMERISIEKEDSTEDNEKRLEEIKEKIASLNEKIAGLTEQWKSEKSQVDHIKDLKNQKVRLETQMAQFESQGNLEEASKIKYQTIPAINKEIEDYQAKENDDALLQEKVTVDTISEVISRWTNIPVSKLMESEKEKLLHLEDIMKKRVIGQDEAITKVTDAILRSRAGINDENRPIGSFLFLGPTGVGKTEVAKTLAEQLFDSEKNIVRIDMSEYMEKYSVSRLLGAPPGYVGYEEGGQLTEAVRRAPYSIVLLDEIEKAHPDVFNILLQILDDGRLTDSKGNVVSFKNTIIIMTSNIGSQYLLQGNNEETRKEVDNELKMHFKPEFLNRIDEIVMFNSLDSSVVYKIIDKFIHELEGRLEEKKITLEVTDAAENRIAQDAFDATFGARPIKRYIQSHIETMLAREIIKGTIHANSHVIIDYDNGFVARES, from the coding sequence ATGAATAGTGAAAAATGGACAGAAGCCATGCAGGAAGCATTTGGACGTGCGGCGCAGAGCGCTTTATCTCTTAATCAGCAGATTGTAGATGTTGAACATCTCATGTATGCATTATTAGAAGATAGTTCTGGTATTTTCTATAGAGTGCTTACAAAACTCAATATTTCTATACCAGAAGTACAGGATCTACTCAATGCTGAGATAAATAAGAAACCGAGTGTAGGACAGGTCACACAGGATCAGTTACGCTTAAGTTATGATTTGAATAGCTGGATTGCGAATGCGGAAAGAATTAAGACAGAGTATAAAGATGACTATATGAGTGTAGAACATCTTATTCTCGCACTGTTTAATTCGCAAGGTACCTTTATCCGAAACTTCGTATCTCGTTATCATCTAGATAAGAAAGTAGTAGAAAAAATCATTAAGGAAATGAGAGGAGGACATAAAGTGGATACTCCAAACCCAGAAAATAATTATGAAGTATTAGAAAAATATGGACGTGATCTTGTTAAAGATGTTAAAGATGGCAAGATTGATCCAGTTATTGGACGTGATGAAGAAATCAGACGTGTGATTCAGATCTTATCACGTAAGACAAAGAATAATCCGATTTTAATTGGTGAACCAGGTGTAGGTAAGACGGCAATTGTAGAAGGACTTGCTTGGCGTATAGTTAAGAACGATGTACCTGAAACATTAAAAGATAAAACTTTATTTGAACTTGATTTAGGTTCACTAGTGGCAGGTGCTAAATATCGTGGTGAATTTGAAGAAAGATTAAAAGCTGTTTTAAATGAAATCAAGAAATCTGAAGGACAAATCATTATGTTTATTGATGAAATCCATCAGCTAGTAGGTGCAGGTAAGACAGATGGTGCTATGGATGCGGCTAACTTATTAAAACCAATGTTAGCACGTGGTGAATTACATTGTATTGGTGCAACTACACTTGATGAATATCGTCAGTATATTGAAAAGGATGCAGCCTTAGAAAGACGTTTCCAGAAAGTATTGGTACAGGAACCTGATATTGATGATACTATTGCAATTCTAAGAGGTTTAAAGGAACCATTTGAATCTCATCATGGTGTTCAGATTCAGGATAGTGCGATTATCGCAGCGGCTCATATGAGTGATCGTTATATTACTGATCGTTTCTTGCCAGATAAAGCCATTGATTTAATTGATGAGGCATGTGCTTCAGTACGTATGGAAATTGATTCTATGCCAGAAGAATTAGATACAATTACACGTGATAAGAATCGTCTAGAGATGGAAAGAATTTCTATTGAAAAAGAAGATTCAACAGAAGACAATGAAAAGAGACTCGAAGAAATCAAAGAGAAGATTGCTTCATTAAATGAAAAGATTGCTGGATTAACTGAACAGTGGAAATCAGAAAAGTCTCAGGTGGATCATATCAAGGACTTAAAGAATCAGAAGGTTCGTCTTGAAACACAGATGGCACAATTTGAATCTCAGGGTAACCTAGAAGAAGCTTCTAAGATCAAATACCAGACTATACCAGCTATTAATAAGGAAATAGAAGACTATCAGGCAAAAGAAAATGATGATGCTCTTTTACAGGAAAAGGTTACTGTAGATACTATTTCTGAAGTTATCTCTAGATGGACAAATATTCCAGTTTCTAAGCTAATGGAATCAGAAAAAGAAAAACTATTACATCTTGAAGATATTATGAAGAAGAGAGTTATTGGTCAGGATGAAGCCATTACTAAGGTCACTGATGCAATACTTAGAAGCCGTGCTGGTATCAATGATGAAAACCGACCAATTGGTTCATTCTTATTCCTAGGTCCTACTGGTGTAGGTAAGACAGAAGTAGCGAAAACTTTAGCAGAACAGCTCTTTGATAGCGAAAAGAATATTGTACGTATCGATATGAGTGAATATATGGAGAAATATAGTGTCTCTCGTTTATTAGGTGCTCCTCCAGGATATGTAGGTTATGAAGAAGGTGGACAGTTAACTGAAGCAGTTAGACGTGCTCCATATAGTATTGTTTTATTAGATGAAATTGAAAAAGCCCATCCAGATGTCTTCAATATCTTATTACAGATTCTTGATGATGGTCGTTTAACAGATTCTAAAGGTAATGTAGTTAGCTTCAAGAATACAATTATCATTATGACTTCTAATATCGGTTCTCAGTACTTGTTGCAGGGTAATAATGAAGAAACACGTAAAGAAGTGGATAATGAATTAAAGATGCACTTCAAACCTGAATTCTTAAACCGTATTGATGAAATCGTTATGTTCAACTCACTTGATTCAAGTGTTGTTTATAAGATCATTGATAAGTTTATTCATGAACTTGAAGGCCGTCTAGAAGAAAAGAAGATTACTCTAGAAGTCACTGATGCGGCTGAAAATAGAATTGCACAGGATGCATTTGATGCAACATTTGGCGCTCGTCCAATCAAGCGTTATATCCAGTCTCATATTGAGACAATGCTTGCAAGAGAAATTATCAAAGGTACAATTCATGCCAATAGTCATGTAATCATTGATTATGATAATGGATTTGTTGCGAGAGAATCATAA
- a CDS encoding RsmE family RNA methyltransferase: MQRYFIKNNYRQNDIIIADDSMYKHMTKVMRMEKGEHVICIDEDKHVCLCEIIDLKQGLLQIKEELQENNELDVEVTLVYGLPKSDKFEFVIQKATELGVTRIVPLRASRSIVKMDETRFNKKKERFVRIAQEASEQCHRQIVPEITPPIQLSQLKDYLSEVNVVAYEEESKNGEHHAFTKALDALHTSITIIVGPEGGFDLQEVEKMQVMGVVPCSIGNRILRSETAPLYMLSVIGYRRELGD, translated from the coding sequence ATGCAGAGATATTTTATTAAAAACAATTATAGACAAAATGATATTATTATTGCTGATGATTCTATGTATAAGCATATGACTAAGGTTATGCGCATGGAAAAAGGCGAACATGTTATTTGCATTGATGAAGATAAGCATGTATGTTTGTGTGAAATCATAGACTTAAAACAGGGCTTATTACAGATTAAGGAAGAACTTCAGGAAAATAATGAATTGGATGTTGAAGTGACTCTAGTCTATGGGTTACCTAAGAGTGATAAATTTGAATTTGTGATTCAAAAAGCAACAGAATTAGGTGTTACACGTATTGTTCCATTACGTGCTTCTAGAAGTATTGTGAAGATGGATGAAACACGTTTTAATAAGAAAAAAGAGCGTTTTGTTCGTATTGCTCAGGAAGCAAGTGAACAATGTCATAGACAGATTGTTCCTGAAATTACGCCTCCTATTCAATTATCACAGCTTAAAGATTATTTATCTGAAGTTAATGTTGTGGCATATGAAGAAGAAAGCAAGAATGGTGAACATCATGCTTTCACGAAAGCACTTGATGCACTTCATACTTCTATTACTATTATTGTAGGACCTGAAGGAGGTTTTGATCTTCAGGAAGTAGAAAAGATGCAGGTAATGGGTGTTGTGCCATGTTCTATTGGTAATCGTATATTAAGAAGTGAAACAGCACCTTTATATATGCTAAGTGTTATTGGGTATAGAAGAGAATTGGGGGATTAA